One Papaver somniferum cultivar HN1 chromosome 10, ASM357369v1, whole genome shotgun sequence genomic window carries:
- the LOC113318348 gene encoding uncharacterized protein LOC113318348, which produces MKTLSRILLGFRPLCCRRKSSLQHCSGYKTQQKANRWCNWRSFTICAGSYHLPPWVALAARPRLGVWHYIHGNVDAMATEVLTASEYVQFRKELVNRRANGTSCLSWTLCRSMLNLLVPHYQNPLAMV; this is translated from the exons ATGAAAACTCTGAGCAGGATCTTGTTGGGATTCCGCCCTCTTTGTTGCAGAAGGAAAAGCTCTTTGCAGCATTGCAGTGGTTACAAAACGCAACAAAAGGCTAACAGATGGTGTAATTGGCGAAGTTTTACGATCTGTGCAG GAAGCTACCATTTGCCTCCGTGGGTTGCACTTGCTGCTCGTCCAAGGCTTGGAGTCTGGCATTATATACACGGCAATGTGGATGCCATGGCTACTGAAGTGTTGACTGCTTCTGAGTATGTGCAATTCAGAAAAGAACTTGTGAATAGAAG GGCCAATGGAACTTCATGCTTGAGTTGGACTTTGTGTCGTTCAATGCTCAATTTACTCGTCCCGCACTATCAAAATCCATTGGCAATGGTGTAG
- the LOC113318346 gene encoding uncharacterized protein LOC113318346 — MEPTHKKTYHSDGRSSFSSSSAVNKNNCYTKTNHQKPMADPLVLYLKSPTLSINAANDSSPHDKTQDSKPSSKISTMEKLVQIKQEIKEKVKNQQMEGGGERDIEEPIKRLSISSGDGAGVVRKTEVKVSSLNRFSQMELDEFFSRLGARILALDMPPFMQIQAVGHARNAYNGRDKFSSRALASTLKKEFDEDYGAAWHFIVGTSFGSFVTHSVGGFLYFSLDYCSTGSHPHNPKSHHKKKMYILMFKTSVQKSSAN; from the exons ATGGAACCAACCCACAAGAAAACATACCATAGTGATGGCAgatcttccttttcttcttcatctgctgtCAACAAGAACAATTGCTATACTAAAACTAATCACCAAAAACCGATGGCGGATCCTCTAGTCTTGTATCTGAAGTCTCCCACACTCTCTATCAATGCAGCCAACGATTCCTCTCCCCATGACAAAACCCAAGACTCGAAACCCAGCAGCAAAATATCTACCATGGAAAAACTTGTACAGATCAAACAGGAAATAAAAGAGAAGGTGAAAAACCAACAAATGGAAGGAGGAGGAGAAAGGGATATAGAAGAGCCAATAAAGCGTCTTTCAATTAGCAGCGGAGATGGAGCGGGTGTTGTGAGGAAGACGGAAGTAAAAGTATCATCACTAAACCGATTTTCACAGATGGAGTTGGATGAGTTCTTCTCCAGGCTTGGTGCACGGATTCTGGCATTAGATATGCCTCCGTTTATGCAGATCCAGGCTGTTGGTCACGCTCGTAATGCTTACAATGGACGAGACAAGTTTTCTTCACGGGCTCTTGCTTCTACCCTCAAGAAG GAATTTGATGAAGATTATGGAGCAGCATGGCATTTTATAGTTGGAACAAGTTTTGGGTCATTTGTAACTCACTCCGTTGGAGGTTTTTTGTACTTCTCATTAGATTATTGTAGTACTGGTAGTCATCCTCATAACCCAAAAAGTCATCATAAGAAGAAGATGTACATACTCATGTTCAAGACTAGTGTGCAAAAGTCTTCTGCTAATTGA
- the LOC113319693 gene encoding uncharacterized protein LOC113319693 isoform X1, translating into MVAISLYRGNLHKAPDAPRKWLMPRRHISLKDFRILSHKRDRTLSAIVPSTKITSPPTTTMVSVPNPNPNLQQGEGVGDSGGSKNKLDSATETCDLIQLEQEIVDLIEVKEKEEGQQQHLLTAGKEEEEFQIELDIDGGGTCNEQQQPVEVEDDCILTVDEITELILEVDSGGLENVVPAGVDGTSQEVLVVSDQPTINVFENVDLPYEKEKKKRELEEKLEVLNGRKHNLVQMLKQQILNAEEEMKRRNNVPASVIRPPAPLQVETSDLGSPRQAVTRTGMDANHCGDLEGESEDHSPHNAHIRNFQRMRSTSPSGSSPFRKSSHSSLQPNTVLCPPRTSGIIASPSPSRFAPSGSAHPTNPPPAPISVSGTRLMASFPSPAASGGTSVFRDSRFTSPS; encoded by the exons ATGGTGGCAATTTCTCTTTACAGGGGAAATTTACACAAAGCTCCTGACGCTCCTCGGAAATGGTTGATGCCGAGACGACATATTTCTCTGAAAGATTTCAGAATTCTTTCACATAAACGTGATAGAACCCTTTCTGCTATCGTTCCCTCCACCAAAATTACATCTCCCCCTACTACAACAATGGTTTCTGTTccaaaccctaaccctaatttaCAGCAAGGGGAGGGAGTAGGAGATAGTGGAGGTTCAAAGAACAAATTGGATTCAGCTACTGAAACTTGTGATCTTATACAATTGGAACAAGAAATTGTGGATTTGATTGAGGTGAAGGAAAAGGAGGAGGGACAACAGCAGCATCTTTTAACGGCGGGTAAAGAGGAGGAAGAGTTTCAGATTGAATTGGATATTGATGGTGGTGGTACTTGTAATGAACAGCAACAACCTGTGGAAGTTGAGGACGATTGTATTTTGACTGTTGATGAAATAACAGAGTTAATCCTTGAGGTTGATTCTGGTGGTTTGGAAAATGTCGTCCCTGCCGGTGTGGATGGGACTTCACAAGAGGTGCTGGTGGTTTCTGATCAACCAACTATAAAT GTGTTCGAAAATGTGGATCTGCCATAcgaaaaggagaaaaagaaaagggagTTGGAGGAGAAGTTGGAAGTTCTGAATGGGAGGAAACATAATCTAGTGCAAATGCTTAAGCAG CAGATTCTAAATGCGGAGGAGGAGATGAAGAGAAGAAACAACGTGCCGGCATCAGTAATCCGACCTCCTGCTCCTCTGCAAGTGGAGACAAGCGACTTAGGGTCTCCTAGACAGGCTGTTACTAGAACGGGTATGGATGCTAATCACTGTGGAGATTTAGAGGGAGAATCAGAAGATCATTCTCCTCATAACGCACATATACGCAATTTTCAGCGTATGCGCAGCACATCTCCTTCTGGATCTTCTCCTTTTAGAAAGAGTTCACATAGCTCCCTTCAACCTAATACG GTTTTGTGCCCTCCACGAACTAGTGGTATTATAGCCAGTCCAAGTCCATCACGCTTTGCTCCATCCGGATCAGCACATCCTACAAATCCTCCGCCTGCTCCTATATCAGTCTCCGGAACTCGGTTAATGGCTTCATTCCCTTCTCCCGCTGCTTCAGGCGGCACTTCAGTCTTCAGAGATTCCCGTTTTACCAGTCCGTCGTGA
- the LOC113319693 gene encoding uncharacterized protein LOC113319693 isoform X2, with protein MVAISLYRGNLHKAPDAPRKWLMPRRHISLKDFRILSHKRDRTLSAIVPSTKITSPPTTTMVSVPNPNPNLQQGEGVGDSGGSKNKLDSATETCDLIQLEQEIVDLIEVKEKEEGQQQHLLTAGKEEEEFQIELDIDGGGTCNEQQQPVEVEDDCILTVDEITELILEVDSGGLENVVPAGVDGTSQEVLVVSDQPTINVFENVDLPYEKEKKKRELEEKLEVLNGRKHNLVQMLKQILNAEEEMKRRNNVPASVIRPPAPLQVETSDLGSPRQAVTRTGMDANHCGDLEGESEDHSPHNAHIRNFQRMRSTSPSGSSPFRKSSHSSLQPNTVLCPPRTSGIIASPSPSRFAPSGSAHPTNPPPAPISVSGTRLMASFPSPAASGGTSVFRDSRFTSPS; from the exons ATGGTGGCAATTTCTCTTTACAGGGGAAATTTACACAAAGCTCCTGACGCTCCTCGGAAATGGTTGATGCCGAGACGACATATTTCTCTGAAAGATTTCAGAATTCTTTCACATAAACGTGATAGAACCCTTTCTGCTATCGTTCCCTCCACCAAAATTACATCTCCCCCTACTACAACAATGGTTTCTGTTccaaaccctaaccctaatttaCAGCAAGGGGAGGGAGTAGGAGATAGTGGAGGTTCAAAGAACAAATTGGATTCAGCTACTGAAACTTGTGATCTTATACAATTGGAACAAGAAATTGTGGATTTGATTGAGGTGAAGGAAAAGGAGGAGGGACAACAGCAGCATCTTTTAACGGCGGGTAAAGAGGAGGAAGAGTTTCAGATTGAATTGGATATTGATGGTGGTGGTACTTGTAATGAACAGCAACAACCTGTGGAAGTTGAGGACGATTGTATTTTGACTGTTGATGAAATAACAGAGTTAATCCTTGAGGTTGATTCTGGTGGTTTGGAAAATGTCGTCCCTGCCGGTGTGGATGGGACTTCACAAGAGGTGCTGGTGGTTTCTGATCAACCAACTATAAAT GTGTTCGAAAATGTGGATCTGCCATAcgaaaaggagaaaaagaaaagggagTTGGAGGAGAAGTTGGAAGTTCTGAATGGGAGGAAACATAATCTAGTGCAAATGCTTAAGCAG ATTCTAAATGCGGAGGAGGAGATGAAGAGAAGAAACAACGTGCCGGCATCAGTAATCCGACCTCCTGCTCCTCTGCAAGTGGAGACAAGCGACTTAGGGTCTCCTAGACAGGCTGTTACTAGAACGGGTATGGATGCTAATCACTGTGGAGATTTAGAGGGAGAATCAGAAGATCATTCTCCTCATAACGCACATATACGCAATTTTCAGCGTATGCGCAGCACATCTCCTTCTGGATCTTCTCCTTTTAGAAAGAGTTCACATAGCTCCCTTCAACCTAATACG GTTTTGTGCCCTCCACGAACTAGTGGTATTATAGCCAGTCCAAGTCCATCACGCTTTGCTCCATCCGGATCAGCACATCCTACAAATCCTCCGCCTGCTCCTATATCAGTCTCCGGAACTCGGTTAATGGCTTCATTCCCTTCTCCCGCTGCTTCAGGCGGCACTTCAGTCTTCAGAGATTCCCGTTTTACCAGTCCGTCGTGA